From a single Glycine soja cultivar W05 chromosome 19, ASM419377v2, whole genome shotgun sequence genomic region:
- the LOC114398129 gene encoding PAN domain-containing protein At5g03700-like, which yields MFNMLQTHHLQFLAILFLYTLTCSETAATSIPQELHIGFSVTPESWTTPFQAVLSDHSGNFSLGFLRVNQNQLALAVLHVASSEPFWVANPSHAPSWSDNTRLFFNGSLVLSDPETLVLWSTATNGDRVVLLNSSNLQVHHNGIPLWESFHFPKNTLVQDQNFTSNMTLLSSNGIYSMRLGNDFMGLYENHVQLYWKRTPLGAKAEVKEGQGPIYARVNPEGYLGMYQTTDEKPTDVQKFNTFQQTSSFLFVRLEPDGNLKGYYWDGSTWQLNYQAITEACDLPRSCGSYGLCTPGGSGCSCLENRTRFEPDGCFKDVGGESSGDLCSSEGIGGSKSSYWVLRRTGVEAPHKELVRHLTTSSRADCEGLCQNNCSCWGALYSNATGFCYMLDYPIQTMVGTGDGSKVGYFKVKKEERGKNRVWIRVGVVVTVLVGVGVIIVGTGFCVTRWRKRRGVKEEEWGSPGPYKNLGSASFRFIEMSNAHDARGDACAQS from the coding sequence ATGTTCAACATGTTGCAAACTCATCACCTCCAGTTTCTAGCGATTCTCTTTCTATATACGCTGACATGCTCTGAAACCGCAGCCACTTCCATCCCACAAGAGCTTCACATAGGCTTCTCTGTGACGCCAGAGTCTTGGACGACGCCGTTTCAAGCAGTTCTGAGCGATCATAGTGGCAACTTCTCTCTAGGCTTCCTCCGCGTGAACCAAAACCAGCTGGCACTGGCGGTCCTCCACGTGGCATCCTCGGAGCCATTCTGGGTGGCCAACCCATCCCACGCGCCATCATGGTCCGACAACACGCGCCTCTTCTTCAACGGCAGCCTCGTCCTGTCCGACCCCGAAACGCTCGTTTTGTGGTCAACCGCCACAAACGGAGACCGCGTGGTGCTCCTCAACAGCTCCAATTTACAAGTTCACCACAATGGCATTCCCCTATGGGAGAGTTTTCACTTTCCCAAAAATACTCTCGTCCAGGACCAGAATTTCACCTCCAACATGACTCTTTTGTCCTCCAACGGCATTTATTCCATGAGGTTAGGCAACGATTTCATGGGGTTATACGAAAACCATGTCCAATTATATTGGAAACGCACGCCACTGGGAGCAAAAGCGGAAGTAAAGGAAGGGCAGGGACCGATTTACGCCCGAGTCAACCCGGAGGGTTACCTCGGGATGTATCAGACAACCGACGAGAAGCCCACGGATGTTCAAAAGTTCAACACGTTCCAACAAACGTCGTCGTTTTTGTTCGTGCGGTTGGAACCGGACGGGAATCTGAAGGGCTACTACTGGGACGGTTCCACGTGGCAGCTCAACTACCAGGCTATTACTGAAGCCTGCGACCTCCCCCGCTCCTGCGGTTCGTACGGTTTGTGCACTCCGGGAGGGTCTGGGTGCTCCTGTTTAGAAAACCGAACCCGGTTCGAACCGGATGGGTGTTTTAAAGATGTTGGTGGAGAGTCGTCTGGGGACTTGTGTAGTAGTGAAGGGATTGGTGGAAGTAAAAGCAGTTACTGGGTGCTGAGAAGAACGGGAGTGGAAGCACCGCATAAGGAGCTAGTAAGGCACCTAACGACGTCGTCTCGGGCGGATTGTGAGGGATTGTGCCAGAACAACTGTAGCTGCTGGGGGGCGCTGTATAGCAACGCAACCGGGTTTTGTTATATGTTGGACTATCCGATCCAGACAATGGTGGGTACTGGGGATGGGTCAAAAGTGGGTTACTTCAAGGTTAAAAAAGAGGAACGAGGAAAGAACCGGGTTTGGATACGGGTTGGGGTTGTGGTTACGGTTTTGGTTGGGGTTGGGGTTATTATTGTTGGAACCGGATTTTGCGTGACGAGATGGAGAAAGAGGAGAGGGGTGAAGGAAGAGGAATGGGGTTCGCCCGGCCCGTATAAGAATCTTGGATCCGCAAGTTTTAGATTCATAGAAATGAGCAATGCCCATGACGCAAGGGGTGACGCATGTGCTCAAAGTTGA